One window of the Mycteria americana isolate JAX WOST 10 ecotype Jacksonville Zoo and Gardens unplaced genomic scaffold, USCA_MyAme_1.0 Scaffold_37, whole genome shotgun sequence genome contains the following:
- the LOC142403522 gene encoding olfactory receptor 14C36-like: MANSSSITQFLLLPFTDTWELQLLHFWLFLGIYLAALLGNGLIITAVACDCRLHTPMYFFLFNLSFLDLGFISTTVPKSMANSLWDTRDISYAGCTAQVFLFAFLITEEISLLTIMAYDHYVAICKPLHYGTLLGSRACANMAAAAWGSGFLNAMVHTANTFSLPLCQGNAINQFFCEIPQILKLSCSNSYLREVGVVLVGICLTSGCFIFIVLSYVQIFRAVLRIPSEQGRHKTFSTCLPHLAVVSLFFSTAMFAYLKPPSIASPSLDLVMAVLYSVVPPTLNPLIYSMRNKELKDAIRKVISWMFLHSDKLPFSLHK; this comes from the coding sequence atggccaacagcagctccatcacccagttcctcctcctgccattcacGGAcacatgggagctgcagctcttgcacttctggctcttcctgggcatctacctggctgccctcctgggcaacggcctcatcatcaccgccgtagcctgtgactgccgcctccacacccccatgtacttcttcctcttcaaCCTCTCCTTCCTTGACCTGGGCTTCATCTCCactactgtccccaaatccatggccaattccctctgggacaccagggacatttcctatgcaggatgcactgcccaagtgtttctgtttgccttcttgaTTACAGAAGAgatttctcttctcaccatcatggcctatgaccactatgttgccatctgcaaacccttgCACTATGGGacgctcctgggcagcagagcttgtgccaacatggcagcagctgcctggggcagtggttttctCAATGCTATggtgcacactgccaatacattttcactaccactctgccaaggcaatgccataaaccagttcttctgtgaaattccccagatcctcaagctctcctgctccaattcctacctcagggaagttggggttgttttggttggTATCTGTTTAACATctgggtgttttattttcattgtgctgtcctatgtgcagatcttcagggccgtgctgaggatcccctctgagcagggacggcacaagaCCTTTTCCAcatgcctccctcacctggctgtggtctccctgtttttcagcactgccatgtttgcctacctgaagcccccttcCATCGCTTCCCCTTCCCTAGATCTGgtgatggctgttctgtactcagtggtacCTCCAACgttgaaccccctcatctacagcatgaggaacaaggagctcaaggatgccatTAGGAAAGTGATTTCATGGATGTTTCTCCATAGTGATaaacttcccttctctctgcacaaaTGA